Proteins encoded within one genomic window of Mesobacillus subterraneus:
- a CDS encoding GNAT family N-acetyltransferase encodes MKVQIRKATIEDASGIAKVHVRSWQETYQGIVSQDYLDSLKVDDRKPLWKKSLSESADTSPVFVAVNSEGEIVGFASFGKERSGNFDADGELYAIYILKEYQGMKLGMKLLLAGLEDLLKQDYEAMLVWVLADNESRKFYESLQPQKAGEEVVNIAGKKYLEVAYIWKNIKMLHQTTIEKL; translated from the coding sequence ATGAAAGTGCAAATTAGAAAAGCTACGATTGAAGATGCGAGCGGCATTGCCAAGGTCCACGTTAGAAGCTGGCAAGAAACTTATCAGGGAATAGTAAGTCAGGATTACTTAGATTCTTTGAAGGTGGATGACCGGAAACCTTTATGGAAAAAAAGCTTGTCTGAAAGTGCTGATACATCACCGGTTTTTGTCGCTGTTAATTCAGAGGGAGAGATAGTTGGCTTTGCATCTTTTGGTAAAGAAAGATCAGGAAATTTTGATGCCGATGGAGAATTGTACGCAATCTATATTCTTAAAGAGTACCAAGGAATGAAACTGGGAATGAAGCTACTTTTAGCGGGTTTGGAAGATTTGCTGAAGCAAGATTATGAAGCCATGCTCGTTTGGGTGTTAGCCGATAATGAAAGCCGGAAGTTTTATGAAAGCCTTCAGCCACAAAAAGCTGGAGAAGAAGTTGTGAATATTGCAGGAAAGAAATATCTCGAAGTAGCTTATATTTGGAAGAATATAAAAATGCTGCATCAGACTACTATAGAAAAACTATAA